A window from uncultured Desulfobacter sp. encodes these proteins:
- a CDS encoding IS66 family transposase, with protein sequence MTRDTLKDAESLDEVKEIALNLFDENIILQEQIKSLQDRLFGRKSEKTPKDGEQMSLFDMPEPDLSILNEDDTVTITEPSRKKRGRKPLPADLPRVDVVHKLSENDRKCDCGCLKDKIGEEVSEQLDYIPAKVRVIRNIRYKYACKNCEGVEDEGPTVSIARMPDQIIPKSIATPGLLAHILTAKFADALPFYRQEKQFARIGIELARSTMCKWGMKVADACEIIIGMMKDDILANPMIGIDETPLQVLKGPRKSKSYMWIFRGGPPDKPIILFEYHPTRSGDVVSTFLNGYKGIVQTDGYAGYDFLDTKKDIVHVGCWVHARRKFKEVTKALGNKANSSGNAGSALLYISKLYKIEKEAREQGFSAEQLYNKRQSQAVPILTEFKKWLDDRVNKVPPKSLLGKAINYTIGQWPRLVQYTTEGFIRPDNNLVENAIRPFVIGRKNWLFSDTVQGAKASAAIYSLIETAKSNGLEPYWYLKYLFQHLPEAMTNDDFQALLPYNVKKEKISESVPC encoded by the coding sequence ATGACAAGAGACACTCTCAAAGATGCTGAAAGCCTGGATGAAGTCAAAGAAATCGCTCTGAATTTGTTTGATGAAAACATAATTCTTCAAGAGCAGATTAAATCCCTCCAGGACAGACTTTTTGGTCGTAAATCAGAAAAAACGCCCAAAGATGGCGAACAAATGTCTCTTTTTGATATGCCGGAACCCGATCTTTCGATTCTGAATGAAGATGATACCGTCACCATTACAGAGCCTTCCCGCAAAAAACGCGGCCGCAAACCACTGCCCGCAGATCTTCCCCGTGTCGATGTTGTTCATAAACTCAGTGAGAATGACAGAAAATGCGATTGCGGCTGCTTGAAAGATAAAATCGGTGAAGAAGTCTCTGAGCAGCTTGATTACATCCCAGCCAAGGTTCGGGTGATTCGAAATATCCGGTATAAATACGCCTGTAAAAATTGCGAGGGGGTTGAAGATGAAGGCCCCACCGTATCTATTGCCAGGATGCCGGATCAGATTATTCCCAAAAGTATTGCCACTCCGGGACTGCTTGCCCATATCCTGACCGCCAAATTTGCAGATGCTTTGCCGTTTTATCGTCAAGAAAAGCAGTTTGCCAGAATCGGCATTGAGCTTGCCAGATCAACCATGTGTAAATGGGGCATGAAAGTGGCAGATGCCTGTGAAATTATCATCGGCATGATGAAGGACGACATCCTGGCCAACCCCATGATTGGTATTGATGAAACTCCTCTCCAAGTTTTAAAGGGACCACGGAAATCCAAATCTTATATGTGGATTTTCAGGGGTGGACCACCAGACAAGCCGATTATCCTGTTCGAATATCACCCGACAAGGTCTGGGGATGTGGTTTCAACATTTTTGAACGGTTATAAGGGCATCGTCCAGACGGACGGATATGCTGGGTATGATTTCCTGGATACCAAAAAAGATATTGTTCATGTTGGGTGCTGGGTTCATGCTCGTCGGAAGTTTAAAGAGGTAACAAAAGCGCTTGGCAACAAGGCAAATTCTTCCGGAAATGCCGGTTCGGCATTGTTGTATATCAGCAAGCTTTATAAAATTGAAAAAGAAGCACGGGAACAAGGGTTTTCTGCGGAACAATTGTACAATAAGAGACAATCCCAGGCGGTTCCAATTCTTACCGAGTTTAAGAAGTGGCTTGATGATAGAGTAAACAAGGTTCCTCCCAAAAGCCTGCTTGGCAAGGCGATCAATTATACCATCGGCCAATGGCCCCGATTGGTCCAATACACAACTGAAGGGTTCATTCGACCGGACAACAATTTGGTTGAAAATGCCATCCGGCCTTTTGTCATCGGTCGTAAAAACTGGCTGTTTTCTGATACGGTTCAAGGTGCAAAGGCGAGTGCGGCAATTTACAGTTTGATAGAGACTGCAAAATCCAATGGACTGGAACCGTACTGGTATCTCAAGTACCTGTTTCAGCATCTGCCTGAGGCAATGACAAATGATGATTTTCAAGCGTTGCTCCCCTATAATGTGAAAAAAGAAAAAATTTCTGAATCTGTCCCGTGTTGA
- a CDS encoding cupin domain-containing protein, producing the protein MNVGIDAPLHLHPCPTMGVVTEGKIAFEIEGEQPQHLKVGDVFYEPADVRSVKFNNEGDVPAKSVVFSLLGEGEKDTVRILEK; encoded by the coding sequence ATGAATGTTGGTATAGATGCCCCTTTGCATTTGCATCCATGCCCAACGATGGGGGTTGTCACAGAAGGAAAAATTGCTTTTGAAATTGAGGGGGAGCAACCCCAACACCTTAAAGTAGGAGATGTATTCTACGAGCCAGCGGATGTTAGAAGCGTTAAATTCAATAATGAAGGGGATGTCCCTGCAAAATCCGTCGTGTTCTCTCTGCTTGGTGAAGGGGAGAAAGATACTGTTCGTATCCTGGAAAAATGA
- a CDS encoding HAD-IC family P-type ATPase has protein sequence MNDVSPGFFSGHVVCKKDPLSLQTTEKALCEEADGFAQVFTEHKFHIVEILQKHGHIVGMTGDGVNDAPALNKADCGIAVSGATDAARAAADMVLLAPGLSVIIDAIKESRKIFQRMTSYTIYRMAETIRVLLLLTRHINCRVSPQSR, from the coding sequence ATCAATGATGTCTCTCCGGGCTTCTTCTCGGGTCATGTAGTTTGTAAAAAAGACCCTCTCAGTCTTCAAACTACCGAAAAAGCTCTCTGTGAAGAGGCGGACGGTTTTGCACAGGTCTTTACCGAACATAAATTTCATATTGTAGAAATTCTTCAGAAACACGGCCACATTGTGGGCATGACCGGTGATGGCGTCAATGATGCCCCGGCCCTAAACAAGGCCGACTGCGGCATTGCCGTCTCAGGCGCCACAGATGCGGCCAGGGCAGCGGCAGACATGGTCCTTCTGGCCCCGGGACTCTCGGTTATCATAGACGCAATTAAAGAGAGCCGGAAAATATTCCAGCGCATGACCAGTTATACCATTTACCGCATGGCTGAAACCATCCGGGTCTTGCTGCTGCTGACTCGGCATATCAACTGCCGGGTCAGCCCACAATCAAGATAG
- a CDS encoding desulfoferrodoxin: MAERKQVYKCEVCGNIVEVLHGAQGELVCCGAAMVLFEEKTTDQGKEKHVPVFEATAEGLKVKVGSNPHPMEEKHFIEWIEVSDGDTSCRHYLKPGQSPEALFKGYSAGVNLTAREYCNVHGLWKS; the protein is encoded by the coding sequence ATGGCTGAAAGAAAACAAGTTTACAAATGCGAAGTTTGCGGAAATATTGTTGAAGTCCTTCACGGAGCCCAAGGAGAATTGGTTTGCTGCGGTGCCGCAATGGTTCTTTTTGAAGAAAAAACTACAGATCAGGGAAAAGAGAAACATGTCCCCGTTTTTGAAGCAACGGCTGAGGGTCTTAAAGTAAAAGTCGGGTCCAATCCCCACCCCATGGAAGAGAAACACTTTATTGAATGGATTGAGGTCTCTGACGGTGATACGTCCTGCCGCCACTATCTGAAGCCCGGTCAGTCCCCGGAAGCATTATTTAAAGGCTATTCCGCAGGTGTGAATTTAACGGCGCGGGAATACTGCAACGTTCATGGCCTCTGGAAGTCATAA
- a CDS encoding acyl-CoA dehydrogenase family protein, with the protein MLNFELSDAQKQLQKKAREFSLNHVLPEAWSADENDTLPVHVLKKAFHEQLMNSDIPAEYGGKGYGLVEGAIITEEIAAGCPGIATSLFDNSLGLEPILLSDNTTAKQKYLTQVANDFKLICFATSEATMGSDVSSIRCRAKKDGDDYILNGTKFWITNAGYADFITVFATVDPETSHKGICAFVVEKQWPGVSTGLPIPKLGQRSSNTAAIAFKDVRVPKENVLAEPGKGFVLAMQTFSRTRPIIGAFAVGAARSAMEFAISYAKKRKAFGSPLSGFQALQFKIAEMFQKVETSRLLVLKAAWEADQQKDPTISASIAKIYATESAWQVADEALQIFGGYGYTRMFPIEKLLRDIRLYRIYEGTSEVQRMIIAGHVLANYNPVMPPLDELPVTRGLSGQEENQGVVWRCSMCGHVHYNGEPPEQCPICLFPGKIFKQIKAN; encoded by the coding sequence ATGCTCAATTTTGAACTTTCTGATGCCCAGAAACAGCTGCAGAAAAAAGCCCGTGAATTTTCGCTTAACCATGTTCTGCCAGAAGCCTGGTCTGCGGATGAGAATGACACCCTGCCCGTACATGTCCTTAAAAAAGCATTTCATGAACAACTGATGAATTCGGATATTCCAGCGGAATACGGGGGCAAGGGGTATGGGCTGGTTGAAGGGGCCATTATTACAGAAGAGATTGCAGCTGGCTGTCCAGGCATTGCCACATCCTTGTTTGATAACAGCCTGGGGCTGGAGCCGATTTTACTGTCGGACAATACAACGGCAAAACAAAAATATCTTACCCAGGTGGCAAATGATTTCAAACTGATATGTTTTGCCACATCCGAAGCTACCATGGGATCTGATGTATCTTCCATTCGCTGCCGGGCAAAAAAAGATGGGGACGATTATATTCTGAACGGCACAAAGTTCTGGATTACCAATGCCGGTTATGCCGATTTTATAACGGTGTTTGCCACAGTGGACCCTGAAACCAGTCATAAAGGCATTTGCGCCTTTGTGGTTGAAAAACAGTGGCCCGGTGTATCAACGGGCCTGCCGATCCCTAAATTAGGGCAGAGAAGTTCAAATACCGCAGCTATTGCATTTAAAGATGTCCGGGTGCCAAAGGAAAACGTTCTGGCTGAACCGGGAAAAGGTTTTGTCCTGGCCATGCAGACATTTTCCAGAACCCGGCCCATTATCGGAGCCTTTGCCGTGGGAGCTGCCCGGTCGGCCATGGAGTTTGCCATATCCTATGCAAAAAAACGAAAAGCATTTGGTTCGCCGCTATCCGGTTTTCAGGCCTTGCAGTTTAAGATTGCAGAGATGTTTCAGAAGGTTGAAACATCACGTTTGCTTGTCCTGAAAGCGGCATGGGAGGCTGATCAACAAAAAGATCCCACCATATCCGCCTCCATCGCCAAGATATACGCCACAGAGTCCGCCTGGCAGGTTGCAGATGAGGCGTTACAGATTTTCGGCGGGTACGGGTATACCCGGATGTTTCCCATTGAAAAGCTGCTTCGAGATATAAGGCTTTATCGGATATACGAAGGCACCAGTGAAGTGCAGAGGATGATTATAGCAGGCCACGTACTTGCCAATTATAACCCGGTCATGCCCCCGCTGGATGAACTGCCTGTTACAAGGGGGCTATCCGGACAGGAAGAAAACCAAGGAGTGGTCTGGCGGTGCAGTATGTGCGGCCATGTTCATTACAACGGTGAGCCACCGGAGCAATGTCCGATATGTCTTTTTCCAGGCAAAATATTCAAGCAGATAAAAGCAAATTAG
- a CDS encoding alkene reductase, whose translation MKTLFDPIPMGIYNLKNRIVLAPMTRGRAGSERIPNDMMAEYYFQRASAGLLITEATVVSRQGIGWIDSPGIYNRAMVAGWQKVTRKLAPTGTPIFLQIWHCGRASHSDFHNGDLPVSASAVRLEGDGIHTPLGKKTYEIPRALTIDEIKTTVDDFRKAALNAKEAGFSGVEVHAANGYLINQFLDSKSNLRDDKYGGSLENKYRFLKEVLEAVMEIWSPKQIGVRISPNGVFNDMGSDDYKETFLYAAKELNKLELGYLHVMDGLAFGFHEKGDPMTLSDFRKIYKGIIIGNCGYTKESAQDRIVNGDADLAAFGRPYITNPDLPERLKNDWPLTPSEDMSLWYTPGPKGYTDYQAYQY comes from the coding sequence ATGAAAACCTTATTCGATCCTATTCCAATGGGGATCTATAATCTAAAAAATAGAATTGTACTGGCACCCATGACCCGGGGACGTGCAGGGTCTGAGCGCATACCCAATGACATGATGGCCGAATATTACTTTCAGCGGGCATCGGCCGGGTTGCTTATCACCGAGGCCACCGTGGTCTCAAGACAAGGGATTGGCTGGATTGACTCCCCTGGAATTTACAACCGTGCAATGGTCGCGGGATGGCAGAAGGTCACCCGAAAGTTAGCACCCACAGGAACGCCGATCTTCTTGCAGATCTGGCATTGCGGCAGGGCCAGCCACAGTGATTTTCACAATGGTGACCTTCCGGTTTCGGCGTCGGCTGTAAGGCTTGAAGGGGACGGTATTCACACGCCATTGGGAAAAAAAACGTACGAAATACCCCGTGCCTTGACCATTGACGAAATTAAAACCACTGTTGATGATTTCCGAAAAGCGGCTTTGAATGCAAAAGAGGCTGGTTTTTCCGGAGTAGAAGTGCATGCGGCCAACGGATATTTGATTAATCAGTTCCTTGATTCGAAATCAAACCTGAGAGACGATAAATACGGGGGCAGCCTTGAAAATAAATACCGATTTCTCAAGGAAGTTTTGGAGGCAGTCATGGAGATCTGGTCTCCAAAGCAGATTGGTGTCCGGATATCTCCCAATGGTGTTTTTAATGATATGGGCAGCGATGACTACAAAGAAACCTTCCTGTATGCCGCAAAAGAGCTGAACAAATTGGAATTAGGTTATCTGCATGTCATGGACGGCCTTGCTTTTGGATTTCATGAAAAGGGTGATCCCATGACCTTGTCCGACTTCAGAAAGATTTATAAGGGTATCATTATAGGGAATTGCGGATACACCAAAGAATCTGCTCAAGACCGGATAGTAAATGGGGATGCGGATCTGGCCGCTTTTGGAAGGCCCTATATTACCAATCCTGATCTGCCGGAGCGATTAAAAAACGACTGGCCTCTGACCCCTTCAGAAGATATGTCCTTATGGTATACACCTGGACCCAAAGGGTACACGGATTATCAGGCCTATCAATATTGA
- a CDS encoding universal stress protein has product MNKILIPFDESENAKKTVEYVSEHINKDHDITLFYVVPNTASACGLNSPSLTPYFEKERNAFCLMEERRHDMMRKTLEAARNDLLDAGFDREKISIKTHPQNKNIASDIVQEAQNGKYSMVAMGRRASTGIKEFFIGSNASRVMHALIGIPMIIVD; this is encoded by the coding sequence ATGAATAAAATATTGATTCCGTTTGATGAGTCTGAAAACGCTAAAAAAACGGTGGAATATGTTTCAGAGCATATTAACAAAGACCATGATATAACACTGTTCTATGTAGTTCCAAATACAGCGTCGGCCTGCGGACTCAACAGTCCCAGCCTAACGCCTTATTTCGAAAAAGAGCGCAATGCCTTTTGCCTTATGGAAGAACGGCGTCACGATATGATGCGGAAAACACTTGAGGCCGCAAGGAATGATTTACTGGATGCCGGGTTTGACAGAGAAAAAATCTCGATAAAAACTCACCCCCAAAACAAAAATATCGCTTCTGACATTGTACAAGAAGCACAAAACGGGAAATACAGTATGGTCGCGATGGGGCGAAGGGCCTCTACTGGTATAAAAGAATTTTTTATAGGCAGCAACGCATCACGGGTGATGCACGCTTTGATCGGCATTCCCATGATCATCGTAGACTAA